One segment of Methylocella silvestris BL2 DNA contains the following:
- a CDS encoding pyridoxal-phosphate-dependent aminotransferase family protein: MTERHGQHFLQIPGPSPVPERVLRAMNKQVIDHRGPEFQLLGEEVLAGCKSVFKTSGPVVIYPSSGTGAWEAAIVNTLSPGDKVLMAETGHFSTLWRQMAAKWGLDADFMPGDWRRGADPVAIEAKLAEDRSHAIKAVMVVHNETSTGVTSRIGEIRTAIDRTGHPALLLVDTISSLGSVDYRHDEWGVDVTISCSQKGLMLPPGLGFTAISDKALAASKTNKFPRSYWDWQEMLKPNAAGFFPYTPATTLLYGLREAIAMLLEEGLDQVFERHHRLAAATRAAVRAWGLEVLCEEPSEYSPVLTAVLTPPGHDADHFRNVVLEKYNMSLGTGLNKLAGKVFRIGHLGQCNELVLMAALSGVEMGLSAAGIPHRAGGVMAAMAELESRDGTNASPLLKLAAG, from the coding sequence ATGACAGAGCGCCACGGGCAACATTTCCTGCAGATTCCGGGGCCGAGCCCCGTGCCCGAGAGAGTGCTTCGGGCGATGAACAAACAGGTCATCGATCATCGCGGTCCGGAATTCCAGCTTCTTGGCGAAGAGGTTCTGGCGGGCTGCAAAAGCGTCTTCAAGACCTCCGGTCCGGTCGTCATTTACCCCTCATCTGGAACCGGCGCCTGGGAAGCCGCGATCGTCAACACCTTGTCGCCTGGCGACAAGGTGCTCATGGCCGAGACCGGTCATTTCTCCACCCTATGGCGTCAGATGGCGGCGAAATGGGGCCTTGACGCCGACTTCATGCCGGGCGACTGGCGCCGCGGCGCTGATCCCGTCGCCATCGAAGCGAAGCTGGCCGAAGATCGCTCCCACGCGATCAAGGCCGTGATGGTCGTCCACAATGAAACCTCGACCGGGGTCACCAGCCGAATAGGCGAAATCCGCACGGCGATCGACAGGACCGGCCACCCGGCTTTGCTCCTTGTCGATACGATCTCCTCCCTCGGTTCAGTCGATTATCGCCACGACGAGTGGGGCGTCGACGTCACCATTAGCTGCTCCCAGAAAGGTTTGATGCTGCCGCCGGGCCTCGGCTTCACGGCCATCTCCGACAAGGCGCTCGCCGCGTCAAAGACCAACAAATTCCCGCGGTCCTATTGGGACTGGCAGGAGATGCTGAAACCCAACGCTGCGGGCTTCTTTCCCTACACTCCGGCGACCACCCTGCTTTACGGGCTGCGCGAGGCGATCGCGATGTTGCTGGAAGAAGGTCTCGATCAGGTGTTTGAGCGTCACCATCGCCTCGCAGCCGCGACGCGCGCGGCTGTCCGCGCCTGGGGCCTCGAAGTGCTCTGTGAAGAGCCCTCCGAATATTCGCCGGTCCTGACGGCTGTGTTAACGCCCCCCGGTCACGACGCCGATCATTTCCGCAATGTGGTGCTCGAAAAATACAATATGTCGCTCGGAACGGGGCTGAACAAGCTGGCTGGAAAAGTATTCCGCATCGGGCATCTTGGCCAATGCAACGAGCTTGTCCTTATGGCGGCCCTGAGCGGCGTTGAGATGGGTCTGTCAGCGGCGGGAATCCCGCACCGCGCAGGCGGCGTAATGGCGGCCATGGCCGAGCTTGAAAGCCGCGACGGGACCAATGCCTCGCCTTTGCTCAAACTTGCCGCGGGCTGA
- a CDS encoding MFS transporter: MPKFKATHVVLALLCIMYFITYIDRVNIGTAAGAIQRELNLTNTQLGLVFSAFAYPYLVFQVFGGWVGDRFGARRTLFACGLIWAVATILTGLVNGLFTLFLARLLLGFGEGATFPTATRAMQYWTPPSRRGFAQGLTHAFARLGNAVTPPFVALLVIAFSWRGSFVLLGLISLVWVLVWVWYFRNDPKDHSGITEEELAQLPVRKPGAKLQIPWKPLLARMWPVTLTYFCYGWTLWLYLNWLPLFFKNNFGLDLKSSALFASGVFFAGVVGDTLGGVISDHILRRTNNVRLARLSVTIGGFLGAFLSLLPLLYIHDVTLVALCLSAGFFFAELVIGPMWSIPMDIAPKYSGTAAGLMNTGSAAAAIVSPLVAGFVIDVTANWFLPFLMSMGLLLVGAACAFMMHPEKPFEEHEMVGGTAKLAPAE, from the coding sequence ATGCCAAAGTTCAAGGCGACGCATGTCGTTCTGGCGCTTCTCTGTATCATGTATTTCATAACCTACATCGATCGCGTCAATATCGGCACGGCTGCGGGCGCCATACAGCGCGAGCTAAATCTCACGAATACGCAGCTCGGGCTCGTGTTCTCCGCCTTCGCCTATCCCTACCTCGTTTTTCAGGTTTTCGGGGGCTGGGTCGGAGACCGTTTCGGCGCGCGTCGGACGCTGTTCGCATGCGGGTTGATCTGGGCGGTGGCGACCATTCTGACGGGTCTCGTCAACGGTCTCTTCACATTGTTCCTCGCGCGCCTACTGCTTGGCTTCGGCGAGGGCGCAACCTTCCCAACGGCCACCCGGGCCATGCAATATTGGACGCCCCCGAGCCGTCGAGGCTTCGCCCAAGGGCTGACCCATGCTTTCGCCCGACTCGGCAATGCGGTCACGCCGCCTTTCGTCGCGCTCTTGGTGATCGCCTTCAGCTGGCGTGGCTCTTTTGTCCTGCTCGGCCTCATCAGCCTGGTGTGGGTGCTGGTCTGGGTTTGGTACTTTCGGAATGATCCGAAGGATCACTCCGGCATCACGGAGGAAGAACTCGCGCAGCTGCCCGTTCGCAAACCGGGCGCCAAGCTTCAAATTCCGTGGAAGCCTCTGCTGGCCCGGATGTGGCCGGTGACGCTCACTTATTTTTGCTATGGCTGGACGCTTTGGCTTTACCTCAACTGGCTCCCGCTGTTCTTCAAGAACAATTTCGGCCTGGATCTCAAGAGTTCCGCTCTTTTTGCGTCGGGTGTGTTTTTTGCGGGCGTCGTTGGAGACACGCTCGGCGGAGTCATCTCGGATCACATTCTGCGTCGCACGAACAATGTTCGACTTGCGCGGCTGAGCGTCACGATCGGAGGATTTCTCGGCGCCTTCCTATCGCTTCTGCCACTGCTCTACATCCACGACGTCACGTTGGTCGCGCTCTGCTTGTCGGCGGGCTTCTTCTTCGCGGAATTGGTCATCGGCCCGATGTGGTCAATCCCCATGGATATTGCGCCGAAATATTCCGGGACGGCTGCCGGGCTCATGAATACCGGCTCCGCCGCTGCGGCGATCGTGTCCCCACTGGTCGCCGGGTTTGTGATCGACGTCACGGCAAATTGGTTTCTACCGTTCCTCATGTCGATGGGATTACTTCTCGTCGGAGCGGCATGCGCCTTTATGATGCATCCTGAGAAGCCGTTCGAGGAACATGAAATGGTGGGTGGAACGGCAAAACTGGCGCCCGCCGAATGA
- a CDS encoding 2-keto-4-pentenoate hydratase → MVARVAAMECDEATALAALLIDAQETGASIGELPVNARISSREEAYRVQSALARRLGPIVGWKVGRKAADAPASRAPLFANRTHPSGAKFERDAFRLFLLEAELAFRFRSGLPPIGRPYARDEVLTAISEVVVAFEIIDSRFRDWPTVAPELLLADLLSHGAMVVGSGVPMPDHPSFINTSVSLAVDDRMIISRDGGNPAGDVIDLVVWLANDLLDVGAALRAGDLVTTGSYTCMERLAPGSSAEASFAGVGTVTVARDA, encoded by the coding sequence ATGGTTGCGCGAGTGGCTGCGATGGAATGCGATGAGGCGACCGCTCTCGCGGCATTGCTGATCGACGCTCAGGAAACCGGCGCGAGCATAGGCGAGCTGCCCGTCAATGCGCGGATTTCCTCTCGCGAGGAGGCTTATCGCGTTCAATCCGCGTTAGCCCGGCGTCTTGGCCCTATTGTGGGCTGGAAGGTTGGACGCAAAGCTGCCGACGCTCCGGCCTCTCGCGCGCCTCTGTTCGCAAATCGAACGCATCCCTCCGGCGCCAAATTCGAGCGCGACGCCTTCCGGCTCTTTCTCCTTGAAGCCGAATTGGCGTTTCGCTTCCGCTCCGGCCTTCCGCCGATCGGGCGTCCTTATGCGCGCGATGAAGTCCTGACCGCGATCAGCGAAGTGGTTGTCGCGTTCGAGATCATCGACAGCCGCTTTCGCGACTGGCCTACGGTCGCTCCCGAGCTTCTCCTCGCCGACCTTCTGTCGCATGGGGCCATGGTGGTCGGCTCCGGGGTTCCTATGCCGGACCATCCCTCATTCATCAACACCAGCGTCAGCCTCGCCGTTGACGATCGCATGATTATCAGCCGCGACGGCGGCAATCCCGCCGGCGACGTCATCGACCTTGTCGTATGGCTGGCCAATGATCTCCTAGACGTTGGGGCGGCGCTCCGCGCCGGTGATCTTGTAACCACCGGCTCCTACACCTGTATGGAGCGTCTGGCTCCCGGCAGCAGCGCAGAAGCGTCATTTGCCGGCGTAGGGACTGTAACTGTCGCCCGGGACGCTTGA
- a CDS encoding carboxylesterase family protein, with translation MQDIRRGDPPQAPLTPAQYEAGMSASWGANAGAVLAQYPLSNYGNDTELAYNRVASDPKKCGGLHVLKLWAAKVPTYGWDFTYTKAPFYFPKMPYPMSPTGSFQPLASHTTDIQFLFPGYHGGQLGVNLDQTTGLPRELEGAELTLSDQMVAAWTLFAKNGDPNGPRAVRWPVFPRSGEATFLRQDIPNGSESEKQFRANYKCDLWDSVLTYPL, from the coding sequence TTGCAAGATATTCGTCGTGGAGACCCGCCGCAGGCGCCCCTGACGCCGGCTCAATATGAGGCCGGCATGAGCGCCTCGTGGGGCGCCAATGCTGGCGCCGTTTTGGCTCAGTATCCGCTCAGCAACTATGGAAACGATACCGAACTGGCCTACAACCGGGTCGCGAGCGATCCGAAGAAATGCGGTGGTCTTCACGTCCTTAAATTATGGGCCGCCAAGGTTCCGACGTATGGATGGGACTTCACCTATACCAAGGCGCCCTTTTACTTCCCCAAAATGCCCTATCCAATGTCGCCCACGGGCAGCTTCCAGCCTCTGGCATCCCACACCACCGACATCCAGTTCCTGTTTCCGGGGTATCACGGCGGCCAGTTGGGAGTGAATTTGGACCAGACCACCGGGCTGCCGCGCGAACTTGAGGGGGCCGAACTTACCTTGTCCGACCAAATGGTGGCGGCGTGGACACTTTTTGCGAAGAACGGCGACCCGAACGGACCGAGAGCCGTCAGGTGGCCGGTATTTCCCCGATCGGGAGAGGCGACGTTCCTCAGACAGGATATCCCCAATGGCTCGGAAAGCGAAAAGCAGTTTAGAGCGAACTATAAATGTGATCTCTGGGATTCTGTCTTGACCTATCCCTTGTAG
- a CDS encoding helix-turn-helix transcriptional regulator, whose translation MPLRGNVPHRYILSRRVAVAKRLLADGEMSVAEVASTMGFSSQSHFGRMFRQITGTTPKRYQSCS comes from the coding sequence TTGCCGCTCCGTGGGAATGTCCCGCATCGCTATATCTTAAGCCGACGGGTCGCCGTCGCGAAGCGTCTCCTCGCCGACGGAGAAATGTCCGTCGCCGAGGTCGCTTCCACGATGGGGTTCTCGAGTCAAAGCCACTTTGGTCGAATGTTTCGGCAGATCACCGGCACGACGCCAAAACGCTACCAGTCTTGCTCCTAA